One window of the Dermacentor andersoni chromosome 10, qqDerAnde1_hic_scaffold, whole genome shotgun sequence genome contains the following:
- the LOC126544242 gene encoding dehydrodolichyl diphosphate synthase complex subunit DHDDS-like, which translates to MNLRVSVVGDVGLLPIELQSNMAQVEIATSKGSRKHTCRLCTAHTSKLAMNSAMLHTANAVRAGVIKSDDVTAELVWDVLALTEASETDLWYRSSGRQCFAELMVLQSGYSYMHIEPQLWPATGFWEFVLAILKFQLHWPYITAVKERHRKLDDSSTDMNPAIAVRQRMFLTNIKSWMMTHIRKFGSRKVLEENACFPKDPL; encoded by the exons ATGAACCTGCGTGTTAGCGTCGTGGGTGACGTGGGCCTTCTTCCTATAGAGCTGCAATCTAATATGGCGCAGGTTGAAATCGCCACTTCTAAGGGAAGCCG aaaacacACATGCCGCTTATGCACAGCTCACACCAGCAAACTCGCCATGAACAGTGCGATGCTACACACAGCAAATGCTGTGAGAGCAGGCGTCATCAAATCTGA TGACGTCACAGCGGAACTCGTCTGGGATGTGTTGGCGCTAACCGAGGCTTCCGAGACGGATCTGTGGTATCGAAGCTCCGGGAGACAGTGCTTCGCTGAACTCATGGTCCTGCAAAGTGGATACTCTTACATGCACATAGAACCACAACTATGGCCTGCAACAGGATTTTGGGAGTTTGTCTTGGCAATACTGAAATTCCAGCTTCACTGGCCTTACATTACG GCTGTCAAGGAGAGACACCGAAAATTGGATGACTCATCCACCGATATGAATCCCGCGATTGCGGTTCGCCAACGCATGTTTCTAACCAACATAAAGTCATGGATGATGACGCACATTCGTAAATTCGGCTCCAGAAAGGTGCTTGAAGAGAATGCCTGCTTTCCAAAGGACCCCCTGTGA